One Paenibacillus sp. FSL H7-0737 DNA segment encodes these proteins:
- a CDS encoding chitinase N-terminal domain-containing protein: protein MKEKRSGLNKKLLKSMLVASVAVPLHLFAFGAGSAIYAEGPSDPAPFIEAKVVNEHAGQKILFDNTHAQTAGAADWVIDGAFSDFGNALAQEGYYVKELRKTTPITLGDLSSYDVFVVAESNIPYKSSEQAAMAEYVENGGSIFFIGDHYNADRNKNRWDGNEAFNGYRRGAWDNPAKGMSTEEASSAAMQGVVSSDWLAEEFGVRFRFNALGDINATNIVAPDQAFGITSGVSSVAMHAGSTLAILDPTRAKGIVYLPKTNNAWGNAVDQGVYNGGGVAEGPYVAVAKKGAGKAAFLGDSSPVEDATPKYLREDTGAKKTTYDGFKEADDAELLVNTVNWLAEQESYTDFTKVSGLTLDQPTQLLPFEEPALSTEPQPEPWAAPNAGYKWFDRTSYKAGSYGGPAATASAVYNFTHQTVLPNAQDFQIRISADNLPANTSVSGFQLGIYQVSSGAQIAKIQNSDGTWPSSYAYSANFSLTSDLNGHAYKDLTVQIKPGTTAASNLRLRQNGTNLKTESVTLGNVPAEPLPDEEDPIPATVSIGEARTKIIGSLVTVEGIVTTEPGIFGGQTFYLQDETGGLYVYQSQSGFHAGDTVKVTASTALYNSELELTEVVQIEKTGTAKLPESVDVPAVNDTNQGQLLKLKDVKVTNIITATPSGSFEFDAIADGGTSNHIRVDARTGITKDSFPYAEGQKLDITGVAAIFKDVYQLKPRSLGDFSIVEEVGAPVTTATLSANPNAAGWLNQPTEVTLKADSDTAKVYYSLNGGAEAVYSTPLAVSKDGRHTLSYHAVSGKGKVEETKTLSLNIDTVSPTAELTESGHAVGDVEEEAQLKFVLAAEDNLSGVTSKQLLLDGQPIADGQTLNAAELGAGSHTVNYVVTDAAGNTAEKSYTFQITGGAALATDKPGQPVLSSNSGYGYGLSDGNFTVTMNLWWGNNATSYMLYENGTLIDSKSLKDVSPSAQTASTALYGKPNGTYIYTVELTNKYGTTKSQPLTVTIRDAAPGKPVLAHDNWDGDGSYKVTMNLWWGTNATEYRLYENGQLIDTQALNANTPSAQSATTDVTGRASGNYEYRAELVNAAGETISDIIKVTVNK, encoded by the coding sequence ATGAAGGAGAAGCGTTCAGGTTTGAATAAGAAGCTGCTAAAAAGCATGCTGGTTGCATCTGTTGCCGTACCCCTGCATTTGTTCGCATTCGGAGCCGGCTCGGCGATATACGCTGAGGGGCCAAGCGACCCCGCCCCATTCATTGAAGCCAAAGTGGTCAACGAGCATGCAGGCCAGAAAATTCTGTTTGACAATACCCACGCGCAGACGGCCGGAGCGGCCGACTGGGTTATTGATGGCGCTTTTTCCGATTTTGGCAATGCGCTTGCGCAAGAAGGCTATTACGTTAAAGAGCTTCGTAAGACCACTCCGATTACGCTAGGCGATCTTTCCAGCTATGACGTCTTCGTCGTGGCCGAATCTAACATTCCATATAAATCCAGCGAGCAGGCAGCTATGGCGGAATACGTGGAGAATGGCGGCAGCATCTTCTTCATCGGCGATCATTACAATGCGGACCGCAATAAGAACCGCTGGGACGGCAATGAGGCATTCAACGGTTACCGCCGTGGAGCTTGGGACAACCCAGCCAAAGGCATGAGCACCGAAGAGGCCAGTTCCGCGGCAATGCAAGGCGTGGTCAGCTCCGATTGGCTGGCGGAAGAGTTCGGTGTCCGGTTCCGCTTCAATGCGCTAGGTGACATTAACGCGACCAACATCGTGGCTCCCGATCAGGCCTTCGGTATTACATCAGGAGTATCAAGTGTAGCCATGCATGCCGGCTCCACGCTGGCAATCCTCGACCCGACCCGGGCGAAGGGCATCGTCTATCTGCCGAAAACCAACAATGCTTGGGGCAATGCGGTGGACCAAGGTGTCTACAATGGCGGCGGCGTAGCGGAAGGTCCTTATGTAGCCGTGGCGAAAAAAGGTGCCGGCAAAGCTGCCTTTCTCGGCGACTCCTCCCCAGTTGAGGATGCCACACCGAAGTATTTGCGCGAGGATACCGGTGCCAAAAAAACGACTTACGATGGCTTCAAGGAGGCTGACGATGCTGAGCTCCTGGTGAACACCGTTAACTGGCTCGCCGAACAAGAGAGCTATACGGATTTCACCAAGGTAAGTGGCCTGACGCTGGATCAGCCGACGCAGCTGCTGCCGTTCGAAGAGCCGGCGCTTTCCACCGAGCCGCAGCCAGAGCCATGGGCCGCTCCGAATGCCGGCTACAAATGGTTTGACCGCACCAGCTACAAGGCGGGCTCTTACGGCGGACCGGCGGCTACTGCAAGCGCGGTGTACAATTTCACGCACCAAACGGTGCTGCCGAACGCGCAGGATTTCCAGATTCGTATCAGCGCAGATAATCTCCCTGCCAATACGAGCGTATCAGGATTCCAATTGGGTATCTACCAGGTGAGTAGCGGTGCCCAGATCGCCAAGATCCAGAACAGTGACGGCACTTGGCCGAGTAGCTATGCTTACAGCGCCAACTTTAGCCTGACTTCAGACTTGAACGGCCATGCCTACAAAGATCTGACCGTGCAGATCAAACCGGGCACCACGGCTGCATCCAATCTGCGTCTGCGCCAGAACGGAACGAACCTGAAGACCGAATCAGTAACGCTCGGTAACGTCCCAGCAGAACCGCTTCCGGACGAGGAAGATCCAATTCCGGCGACCGTTTCCATCGGCGAAGCCCGGACCAAGATCATTGGATCCTTGGTGACGGTTGAGGGGATCGTAACGACTGAGCCGGGTATTTTCGGCGGGCAAACCTTTTATCTGCAGGATGAGACCGGCGGACTTTATGTCTACCAGAGCCAAAGTGGATTCCATGCAGGCGATACGGTCAAGGTAACAGCGTCCACGGCGCTGTACAATTCGGAGCTAGAGTTGACCGAAGTTGTGCAGATCGAGAAGACCGGCACAGCGAAGCTGCCCGAGTCCGTTGACGTACCGGCTGTGAACGATACCAATCAAGGTCAGCTGCTCAAGCTTAAAGACGTGAAAGTGACGAATATTATCACAGCCACTCCAAGCGGTTCCTTTGAATTTGACGCCATCGCCGATGGCGGGACAAGCAATCACATCCGGGTGGATGCCCGGACGGGCATCACGAAAGACAGCTTCCCTTATGCGGAAGGACAGAAGCTCGATATTACGGGCGTAGCCGCGATCTTCAAAGACGTATACCAACTCAAGCCTAGAAGTCTCGGAGACTTCAGCATTGTGGAAGAAGTGGGGGCTCCGGTAACGACGGCAACCCTGTCGGCAAATCCGAACGCTGCCGGCTGGTTGAACCAGCCCACCGAAGTAACCCTGAAGGCCGACTCTGATACAGCTAAGGTTTATTACTCGCTGAACGGCGGTGCGGAAGCCGTATACAGCACTCCGTTGGCCGTAAGCAAAGATGGACGGCATACGCTGTCTTATCATGCGGTTTCGGGCAAGGGAAAGGTGGAAGAAACTAAGACACTGAGCCTTAATATCGACACGGTTTCACCGACAGCGGAGCTGACGGAGTCCGGTCATGCGGTTGGCGATGTGGAGGAGGAAGCCCAGCTTAAGTTTGTATTGGCTGCCGAAGATAATCTGTCTGGCGTCACCTCCAAGCAGCTTCTGCTGGATGGACAGCCCATAGCTGACGGACAGACCCTGAATGCTGCGGAGCTGGGTGCCGGGTCCCATACTGTAAACTACGTCGTGACCGACGCCGCAGGCAACACTGCCGAAAAGAGCTACACGTTCCAAATTACTGGCGGAGCGGCGCTTGCAACTGACAAGCCTGGACAGCCAGTGTTGTCTTCGAACAGCGGCTACGGTTATGGACTCAGTGACGGTAACTTTACCGTCACCATGAACCTCTGGTGGGGCAATAACGCTACCAGCTACATGCTTTATGAGAATGGCACACTGATCGATTCCAAGTCTCTGAAGGATGTATCTCCTTCCGCGCAGACGGCAAGCACAGCGCTTTACGGTAAGCCGAATGGCACCTATATATACACAGTGGAGCTAACCAACAAATACGGCACAACCAAGAGCCAGCCGCTCACGGTGACGATCCGCGATGCCGCACCGGGCAAGCCGGTCCTGGCCCATGACAACTGGGACGGAGATGGCTCTTATAAAGTAACGATGAATCTGTGGTGGGGCACTAATGCCACAGAGTACCGCCTTTATGAGAACGGGCAACTGATCGACACGCAAGCGCTAAACGCCAACACGCCTTCGGCGCAGAGTGCTACGACTGACGTCACTGGTCGCGCTTCCGGCAATTATGAATACCGGGCGGAGCTGGTTAATGCAGCGGGAGAGACCATAAGTGATATCATCAAGGTAACCGTCAACAAATAA
- a CDS encoding alpha/beta fold hydrolase translates to MNVANKVELKTTGTKSHKKRNLWLKIIGGIVGALVLFMGIVFIVDSISDGVEKKKIESYGQYVNVDGKKMNVLIQGSGEQTVVLLPGQGTPTPALDFKLLIDEITPNYKVVVVEPFGYGLSDETEKERTTENIVSEVHEAVQQLGLDRYILMGHSIAGLYGATYVNTYPDEVLAFVGIDSSVPNQPGMDVKLPLNAMKFLQKSGLMRLVQKVSGDPYESLAFDEHTKEQMRLISNQVATNPTLMNELSHLGSNFKNGEKLTMPKDLPLLLFVQSNNEHNKQWIPLHEEQVKQSAQGKMIPMEGSHYLHHTKYKEIAEEFKAYMKQIQL, encoded by the coding sequence ATGAACGTGGCAAATAAGGTGGAATTAAAAACAACAGGGACTAAGAGCCACAAGAAACGGAACCTATGGTTAAAAATAATCGGAGGTATTGTAGGGGCGCTCGTGTTGTTCATGGGCATCGTTTTTATCGTTGATTCTATTAGCGATGGGGTAGAGAAAAAGAAAATCGAATCGTATGGCCAGTATGTCAATGTGGATGGGAAAAAAATGAATGTGCTTATTCAAGGCAGCGGAGAACAAACGGTTGTACTCCTACCGGGACAAGGAACCCCGACGCCTGCACTTGATTTCAAATTGCTGATCGATGAAATTACCCCTAATTATAAAGTCGTGGTGGTCGAGCCTTTCGGTTATGGTTTGAGCGATGAAACCGAGAAGGAGAGAACGACTGAGAATATAGTAAGTGAGGTTCACGAAGCAGTGCAGCAACTGGGTTTAGACCGTTACATTCTAATGGGACATTCCATCGCGGGACTTTACGGAGCGACCTATGTGAACACATATCCGGATGAAGTTCTTGCTTTTGTCGGCATCGATAGCAGCGTTCCCAATCAACCCGGAATGGATGTCAAATTACCTTTGAACGCCATGAAATTTCTTCAAAAATCAGGTCTAATGAGATTGGTCCAAAAAGTGAGCGGAGATCCCTATGAATCGCTTGCGTTCGATGAGCATACCAAAGAACAGATGCGTTTGATTTCGAATCAAGTCGCGACCAATCCAACGTTGATGAATGAACTTAGCCACCTCGGTTCCAATTTTAAAAATGGAGAAAAACTCACAATGCCAAAAGACTTGCCGTTGCTTCTCTTCGTTCAATCGAATAATGAGCACAATAAACAGTGGATTCCGCTTCATGAAGAGCAAGTCAAACAATCCGCACAGGGAAAAATGATCCCGATGGAAGGTTCTCATTACCTGCATCATACAAAATACAAAGAAATCGCTGAGGAATTCAAAGCTTACATGAAACAAATTCAATTGTAG
- a CDS encoding TetR/AcrR family transcriptional regulator, whose product MKNNKTNTRMYKRRGNVISNHELYSPNTSQHRSNKETNRLTREAICTALVYLIQEQPFNKITITDIVKRAGVSRTAYYNNYSSKQEILVDLVDSLIFEINLKLLPYTNELTGKAKEPQKFISVLFEVVFQQRNIYKALQSAKFDDVILDCLNEMMLSTAHDKSDENVYRIYFKAGALYNVLLKWIQSDFAKSIDEMTKICLDVYQTPMSQE is encoded by the coding sequence ATGAAAAACAATAAAACGAACACCAGAATGTACAAACGGAGGGGAAATGTCATCTCAAATCATGAATTATATAGTCCGAATACCTCTCAGCATCGTTCCAATAAAGAAACCAACCGCTTGACAAGAGAAGCCATCTGCACGGCATTAGTCTACTTGATCCAGGAACAGCCTTTTAACAAAATTACCATCACCGATATTGTGAAGCGTGCAGGGGTCTCTCGAACGGCCTATTACAACAACTATTCCTCCAAGCAAGAGATCCTGGTGGATTTGGTCGATTCGCTTATTTTCGAAATTAATCTAAAACTCTTACCTTACACCAATGAATTAACAGGCAAAGCTAAAGAACCTCAAAAATTTATCAGTGTGCTTTTTGAAGTTGTTTTTCAGCAGCGGAACATCTACAAAGCACTTCAAAGCGCAAAATTTGATGATGTAATTCTGGATTGCTTGAATGAAATGATGCTCTCTACTGCTCACGACAAAAGCGATGAAAATGTGTACCGAATATACTTTAAAGCGGGGGCCCTCTATAATGTTCTCCTCAAATGGATACAATCCGACTTTGCAAAATCCATTGATGAGATGACCAAGATTTGTCTCGATGTATACCAAACTCCAATGTCTCAGGAATAA